In Bactrocera oleae isolate idBacOlea1 chromosome 3, idBacOlea1, whole genome shotgun sequence, a genomic segment contains:
- the Sgt gene encoding small glutamine-rich tetratricopeptide repeat-containing protein beta has protein sequence MVDTVHKEFVQAFINFLKHPNTSQNLSSDCRESVDVAIQCLQTAFDISDDLGLQSSLASENHSEHEQKGGVDIFEIFQTLFIERNPKATQMAESFKNEGNRLMKEGKYNEALLKYNRAICFDSRNAIYYCNRAAAYIRLNYNENAVTDCKTALLYKPTYGKAYGRLGIAYSNLKKYSESQQAYEKAIELEPENHDYRNNLEVARDAAQLRDSIPQISDSINSMLSSQAIRNLVNDADIDLGQLQALSQDPIVRNAVQQLCSGIPANSNDPMVSTLLPNSMLQLFQSIASQMSSTQGEGSSNDRPSSNTDSHPPAI, from the coding sequence ATGGTTGATACAGTTCATAAAGAATTTGTACAGgcgtttattaattttttgaaacatcCGAACACTTCTCAAAATTTGTCTTCAGATTGTAGAGAGAGTGTTGATGTCGCAATTCAATGTCTTCAAACTGCCTTTGATATATCCGATGACTTAGGGTTGCAATCCTCTCTAGCTTCGGAAAACCACAGTGAGCATGAACAAAAAGGTGGTGTGgatatttttgagatatttcaaACTTTGTTTATTGAACGTAATCCAAAAGCAACACAAATGGCTGAGTCATTTAAAAATGAAGGTAATCGGCTTATGAAAGAAGGAAAGTATAATGAAGCTCTGTTGAAGTATAATCGTGCAATATGCTTTGATTCAAGGAATGCAATTTATTACTGTAATCGTGCAGCTGCATATAttcgtttaaattataacgaaaaTGCTGTTACAGATTGTAAGACAGCATTATTGTATAAACCTACATATGGCAAAGCTTACGGAAGGCTTGGTATAGCATActctaatttgaaaaaatactcTGAATCACAACAAGCTTATGAAAAGGCAATTGAACTGGAACCAGAAAATCATGACTATCGTAACAATTTGGAAGTAGCTCGGGACGCCGCTCAATTACGCGATTCCATTCCTCAGATATCAGATAGTATTAATTCTATGCTATCATCGCAAGCAATTCGTAATTTAGTTAACGATGCTGACATAGATTTGGGACAATTGCAGGCTTTGAGCCAAGATCCGATTGTAAGAAATGCAGTTCAACAACTATGTTCAGGGATACCAGCAAATAGTAATGATCCGATGGTTTCCACTTTACTTCCCAACAGTATGTTACAACTTTTTCAATCAATCGCGAGCCAAATGTCGTCAACTCAAGGAGAAGGTAGTTCGAATGACAGACCAAGTTCAAACACGGATTCTCATCCACCTGCTATATAA